From Salvia splendens isolate huo1 chromosome 3, SspV2, whole genome shotgun sequence, a single genomic window includes:
- the LOC121793997 gene encoding type IV inositol polyphosphate 5-phosphatase 9-like: MSGIKGEVLWPRLVASKIFKKRLGGNNFVADYPTGDDSFMDIPPCFAPSATLLKDSDKETPNYKVFVSTWNVGGVEPTENTAVDDLIDHTNPCDIYVFGFQEVVPLRAGNVLGSEKSKISIKWNSLIRAALMKIDTKHKTNEQYSSFKCIISKQMVGILISVWVRAELRPYIRNPSVSCVGCGIMGCLGNKGSVSVRFRLHETSFCFVCSHLASGGREAHHKYRNSNIQEILSRTIFSSGSSLHLPTDILHHDRVIFLGDLNYRISLPESTTRLLVYEGDWNALLEHDQLRMELMEGQVLEGWHEGSINFGPTYKYYPGSDEYYGIFEGEKKRAPAWCDRIIWQGEGVKQHLYERVESKLSDHRPVRAIFSTQVRVKLKLRALGNFFLSERFERFTNSDTNLHNFQDDFPNSCSNPRFSLHLADF, translated from the exons ATGTCTGGAATCAAAGGAGAA GTGTTGTGGCCGAGGTTAGTGGCCAGCAAGATCTTCAAAAAGAGATTGGGAGGCAACAACTTCGTCGCTGATTATCCCACCGGAGACGATTCCTTCATGGATATCCCACCTTGCTTTGCTCCCAGTGCTACACTGCTCAAGGATTCCGACAAGGAGACACCAAATTACAA GGTCTTTGTTAGCACTTGGAACGTTGGAGGTGTTGAACCAACGGAAAATACTGCCGTGGATGACTTGATAGACCACACGAACCCCTGCGATATCTACGTATTCGG TTTTCAAGAAGTGGTGCCTTTGAGAGCGGGAAACGTGCTGGGATCGGAGAAGAGCAAGATTTCGATAAAGTGGAATTCCCTAATAAGAGCGGCTCTCATGAAAATAGACACCAAACACAAAACAAATGAACAATATTCGAGTTTCAAATGCATCATTAGTAAGCAAATGGTTGGGATACTAATTTCAGTTTGGGTTCGGGCTGAGCTCCGGCCCTACATCCGAAACCCCAGCGTCTCCTGCGTTGGCTGCGGCATAATGGGTTGTTTAGGAAATAAG GGTTCTGTGTCGGTAAGATTTCGATTGCATGAAACAAGCTTCTGCTTTGTGTGCAGTCATCTGGCTTCAGGTGGGAGAGAAGCCCATCACAAATATAGAAACTCAAATATCCAAGAAATATTATCAAGAACCATTTTTTCAAGTGGTTCTTCTCTTCATCTTCCCACGGATATTCTTCATCATGA CCGGGTGATATTCCTTGGAGATTTAAATTACAGAATCTCCTTGCCTGAATCAACCACAAGGCTGCTAGTTTATGAAGGAGATTGGAATGCATTATTGGAACATGATCAA CTAAGGATGGAGCTGATGGAAGGGCAAGTATTGGAAGGTTGGCATGAGGGAAGCATAAATTTTGGGCCAACATATAAATACTATCCTGGTTCAGATGAATATTACGGCATATTTGAGGGCGAAAAGAAACGTGCTCCTGCATg GTGTGACAGAATAATATGGCAAGGTGAAGGAGTGAAGCAGCATTTGTATGAAAGAGTGGAATCAAAATTGTCAGATCACAGACCAGTTAGAGCAATATTCAGCACACAAGTAAGAGTGAAGTTGAAGCTTAGAGCCCTCGGGAACTTCTTTTTGTCTGAGAGATTTGAACGCTTCACAAACTCCGACACCAATCTGCATAATTTTCAAGATGATTTTCCCAACTCATGTAGTAATCCCAGATTCAGCCTTCACCTTgctgatttttaa